AGCTCAACAATGGTGATAACATTACTGTTATTAAAGATTTAAAAGTGAAAGGTGCTTCCATGACCATCAAAAGAGGAACACTTTATAAGGACATTCGCTTAACTGACAATGATGAAGAGGTAGAATGCGGTAAAGGCAGAAATACCATCGTATTAAAAACCTGCTTTTTAAAGAAAGCTTAATTCCTCCATTTTTAGAATGTTTGTGAAAACTAGCCCCGCTTAGTTGGTCACAAGCATTCGTTTTTGTAAGAAA
This region of Parachlamydia acanthamoebae genomic DNA includes:
- a CDS encoding alkylphosphonate utilization protein, coding for MSVKDSNGAELNNGDNITVIKDLKVKGASMTIKRGTLYKDIRLTDNDEEVECGKGRNTIVLKTCFLKKA